A genome region from Labilibaculum antarcticum includes the following:
- a CDS encoding LVIVD repeat-containing protein, producing MKTIKNLAFLSILISLCAGTWSCEDEIRHEYTINEPVYLSTEEFKNAVKTESAKEMLVPGKIYFYNDLILINEKFEGIHVIDNSDPTKPINSKFISIPGNIDMAVKDDILYADSYTDLIAINISDINTIAIEKRFADIFPFSLPPTDNNYPYGQIDPEKGVVVGWEVKRISEKYEEPKYYPYYYDVMFDSANSTGVKASAGGTGKAGSMAKFMINTNTLYTLDSNSSLKLFDISNPDQISKNGQLNVGWGMETLFVYESNLFIGARDGMYIFDITNPFAPQLVSQYSHFMSCDPVVVHNNLAYITLRAGNFCGQNTSQLDVVDLSDITTPTLLKSYSMDNPYGLGIDDELLFVCDGTAGLKIYDASDPLNLGSNLLKVYSDMTPYDVIPLANVLVVIGTEGLFQYDYSDINNIQLLSYITIAPRVD from the coding sequence ATGAAAACAATTAAAAATCTGGCATTTCTATCCATCCTTATTTCTTTATGCGCAGGAACTTGGTCGTGCGAAGATGAAATAAGACATGAATACACCATAAATGAACCAGTATATCTGTCCACTGAGGAATTTAAAAATGCTGTAAAGACCGAAAGTGCCAAAGAAATGTTGGTTCCCGGAAAAATATATTTCTACAATGATCTCATTTTAATAAATGAAAAATTCGAAGGAATCCATGTTATCGATAATTCGGATCCAACAAAACCAATCAACTCAAAATTCATCTCCATTCCCGGAAACATCGACATGGCGGTAAAAGATGATATTCTTTATGCTGATTCTTACACCGATTTAATTGCAATAAACATCAGCGATATCAATACCATTGCAATAGAAAAACGATTCGCTGATATTTTCCCATTTTCTCTACCTCCAACCGATAATAATTACCCATACGGACAAATTGATCCTGAAAAAGGTGTGGTCGTTGGCTGGGAAGTTAAACGAATCAGTGAGAAATACGAGGAACCTAAATATTATCCATACTATTATGATGTAATGTTTGATTCAGCTAACTCAACGGGTGTTAAAGCCTCCGCTGGAGGAACAGGAAAAGCTGGTTCCATGGCCAAATTCATGATAAATACCAACACTCTATACACACTCGATTCTAACTCATCACTTAAATTGTTTGATATATCCAATCCTGATCAGATATCAAAAAACGGTCAATTAAATGTTGGTTGGGGAATGGAAACCTTATTTGTTTATGAATCGAACCTGTTTATAGGAGCTCGAGATGGAATGTATATTTTCGATATCACGAATCCATTTGCACCGCAATTAGTTTCTCAATATTCTCATTTTATGAGTTGCGACCCAGTAGTGGTGCACAATAATTTGGCATACATTACTCTTCGTGCAGGAAATTTTTGCGGACAAAACACCAGTCAGCTGGATGTTGTCGATTTAAGTGACATCACCACTCCCACATTACTAAAATCGTACAGTATGGATAATCCTTATGGCTTGGGTATTGATGATGAATTGCTTTTTGTTTGCGATGGAACTGCTGGCTTAAAGATTTACGATGCCTCGGATCCTTTAAATCTCGGTTCCAATTTATTGAAGGTTTACTCGGATATGACTCCATATGATGTGATTCCTTTGGCCAATGTACTGGTTGTTATCGGAACGGAAGGTTTGTTTCAATACGATTACTCGGATATTAATAATATTCAATTGCTTAGTTATATTACCATTGCTCCAAGAGTAGATTAA
- the ppdK gene encoding pyruvate, phosphate dikinase gives MSMKYVYTFGDGKAEGKADMKNLLGGKGANLAEMNLIGVPVPAGFTITTDVCTDYNKLGKDVVVAMIKEQVEAAVKDTEVAMNAKFDAKDGSSPLLVSVRSGARASMPGMMDTVLNLGMNDETVKIIAEKSGNEKFAYDSYRRFIHMYGDVVMGVEAEEGHHNPFEVVLDELKASKGYKVDTELTVADLKVLVEGYKAVIREHAGVDFPTNPWDQLWGSVCAVFDSWNTDRAILYRRMENIPGEWGTAVNVQAMVYGNMGDTSATGVCFSRDAATGEDQFNGEYLINAQGEDVVSGVRTPLEITKVGSLRWAERNGTSEDVRKAEFLSLEEAMPKLYNELDTIQQKLEDHYSDMQDMEFTIQDGKLWMLQTRSGKRTGAAMVKMAVDMLAQGMIDEKTAILRQEPNKLDELLHPVFEQSAIDAATELSKGLPASPGAATGQIVFSADAAEEWAAAGKKVILVRRETSPEDLKGMYAAEGILTERGGMTSHAAVVARGMGKCCISSAAGVLVTGKSMTINGVDFKEGDFISLNGTTGKVYEGKVATITPTLDGDFGKLMDLAENNTRMYVRTNADTPGDAKAAREFGAKGIGLCRTEHMFFEGDKIWKMREMILAENVEGRKAALAKLLPVQREDFSGILEAMDGFGVTIRLLDPPLHEFTPNDEASQIEMAEKLGIDVSIVKAKVDALHEFNPMLGHRGCRLGNTYPEITEMQARAIIEAACDLKAKGKDPKPEIMVPLIGTLKEFQLQDAIIRETAAAVFAEKGIKVDFMVGTMIEIPRAALTADKIAEYAEFFSFGTNDLTQMGFGYSRDDAGKFLPIYIEKGILKHDPFQVLDQEGIGQLVRMGCEKGKSTRPDIKLGICGEHGGEPSSVEFCNSVGMDYVSCSPFRVPIARLAAAQANLKQN, from the coding sequence ATGAGTATGAAGTACGTTTATACTTTTGGTGATGGTAAGGCCGAAGGTAAAGCAGACATGAAGAATTTGCTTGGAGGTAAGGGTGCTAACCTTGCTGAAATGAATCTAATTGGTGTTCCAGTACCTGCAGGTTTCACTATCACTACTGACGTTTGTACTGATTACAACAAGCTTGGTAAAGATGTTGTTGTAGCAATGATTAAAGAACAAGTTGAAGCTGCTGTGAAAGATACAGAAGTTGCAATGAACGCTAAATTTGATGCTAAAGATGGTTCATCTCCATTGTTGGTATCAGTTCGTTCAGGTGCTCGTGCCTCTATGCCAGGTATGATGGACACTGTTCTAAACTTAGGTATGAATGATGAGACAGTAAAAATTATTGCTGAAAAATCAGGAAACGAAAAATTTGCTTACGATTCATATCGTCGTTTCATCCACATGTACGGTGACGTAGTAATGGGTGTTGAGGCTGAAGAAGGTCATCACAATCCATTCGAGGTTGTTTTGGATGAATTGAAAGCATCTAAAGGTTATAAAGTTGATACTGAATTAACTGTTGCAGATCTTAAAGTTCTTGTTGAAGGTTATAAAGCAGTTATTCGTGAGCACGCTGGTGTTGATTTTCCAACAAATCCTTGGGATCAGCTTTGGGGTTCTGTATGTGCTGTATTCGATTCTTGGAATACTGATCGTGCAATCCTTTACCGTCGTATGGAAAATATTCCAGGTGAGTGGGGTACTGCTGTAAACGTACAAGCTATGGTTTATGGTAACATGGGTGATACTTCTGCTACAGGAGTTTGTTTCTCTCGTGATGCTGCTACTGGTGAAGACCAATTCAACGGTGAGTATTTGATCAATGCACAGGGTGAAGATGTTGTGTCTGGTGTTCGTACTCCTCTTGAGATTACTAAAGTTGGTTCACTTCGTTGGGCTGAGCGTAACGGTACTTCTGAAGACGTTCGTAAAGCTGAATTCCTTTCTCTGGAAGAAGCGATGCCTAAATTATATAATGAATTGGATACAATTCAACAAAAATTAGAAGATCATTATTCAGATATGCAAGACATGGAGTTCACCATTCAAGATGGTAAACTTTGGATGTTACAGACTCGTTCTGGTAAGCGTACTGGTGCAGCTATGGTAAAAATGGCTGTAGATATGTTAGCTCAAGGTATGATTGATGAGAAAACAGCAATTTTACGTCAAGAGCCTAACAAATTGGATGAATTACTTCACCCAGTATTTGAGCAATCTGCAATTGATGCTGCTACAGAACTTTCAAAAGGTCTTCCAGCTTCTCCAGGTGCTGCAACTGGTCAAATCGTATTTTCTGCTGATGCTGCTGAAGAGTGGGCTGCTGCAGGCAAAAAAGTAATTTTAGTACGTCGCGAAACTTCTCCAGAAGATTTGAAAGGTATGTACGCTGCTGAAGGTATTCTTACCGAGCGTGGTGGTATGACTTCTCACGCTGCTGTAGTTGCTCGTGGTATGGGTAAATGTTGTATTTCTTCTGCTGCTGGTGTTTTGGTAACAGGAAAATCAATGACTATCAACGGTGTTGATTTCAAAGAAGGTGATTTCATCTCTTTAAACGGTACTACTGGTAAAGTTTACGAAGGTAAAGTTGCTACAATCACTCCTACATTAGATGGTGATTTTGGTAAATTGATGGATCTTGCAGAGAACAACACTCGTATGTACGTTCGTACAAACGCAGATACTCCTGGTGATGCTAAAGCTGCTCGTGAATTCGGCGCTAAAGGTATTGGTCTATGTCGTACAGAGCATATGTTCTTCGAAGGCGATAAGATCTGGAAAATGCGTGAGATGATTCTTGCTGAAAATGTAGAAGGTCGTAAAGCTGCTTTGGCTAAATTACTTCCTGTTCAACGCGAAGATTTCTCTGGAATTTTGGAAGCTATGGACGGTTTTGGTGTAACTATTCGTTTACTGGATCCACCATTGCACGAGTTTACTCCTAACGATGAAGCTTCTCAAATCGAGATGGCTGAAAAATTAGGTATCGATGTATCTATCGTTAAAGCTAAAGTTGATGCACTTCACGAATTCAACCCAATGTTGGGTCATAGAGGTTGTCGTTTAGGAAACACTTACCCTGAAATCACTGAAATGCAAGCTCGTGCTATTATCGAAGCTGCTTGTGATTTGAAAGCAAAAGGAAAAGATCCTAAGCCAGAGATCATGGTTCCTTTAATCGGAACTTTGAAAGAATTCCAATTGCAGGATGCAATCATCAGAGAAACTGCTGCTGCTGTTTTCGCTGAGAAAGGTATCAAAGTTGATTTCATGGTGGGTACTATGATTGAGATTCCTCGTGCTGCTCTTACAGCTGATAAAATTGCTGAGTATGCTGAATTCTTCTCTTTCGGAACAAATGACTTGACTCAAATGGGATTCGGTTATTCTCGTGACGATGCTGGTAAATTCTTACCAATCTATATTGAAAAAGGTATCCTTAAGCACGATCCTTTCCAAGTATTAGATCAAGAAGGTATCGGTCAATTGGTACGTATGGGTTGTGAAAAAGGAAAATCTACTCGTCCTGATATCAAATTAGGTATCTGTGGTGAGCACGGTGGTGAGCCATCTTCAGTTGAGTTCTGTAACTCAGTGGGTATGGATTACGTTTCTTGTTCTCCTTTCCGTGTGCCTATTGCACGTTTAGCTGCTGCTCAAGCTAACTTGAAGCAAAACTAA
- the nifJ gene encoding pyruvate:ferredoxin (flavodoxin) oxidoreductase: MAKEKKFITCDGNAAAAHIAYMFSEVSCIYPITPSSPMAENVDEWAAQGRKNLFGETVQLVELQSEAGAAGALHGALQAGTLGTTYTASQGLLLMIPNMYKIAGELLPCVFHVTARALAAQALNIFGDHSDVYSTRQTGFAMLASDSVQEVMDLSAVSHLTAIKSRVPFMNFFDGFRTSHEIQKIEAVDMEDLRGLVDQEALQAFRDRALNPESPVTRGTAQNPDIYFQSREAANPFYNAVPDIVADYMKEMTKITGREYKPFMYYGSEDAENIIISMGSVNETIKETIDYKIANGEKVGLVSVHLYRPFSAKHFLSVVPKTVKRICVLDRTKEPGANGDPLYLDVRDIFYGEKNAPIIVGGRYGLGSKDVTPSQIVAVYKNLAMNEPKNQFTLGIIDDVTFTSLPMLPEIKMNSESLYEAKFYGLGSDGTVGANKNSIKIIGGSTDKFCQAYFAYDSKKSGGFTASHLRFGDEPIRSTYLVTTPDFVACHVPAYVYLYDVLRGLKKGGSFLLNSIYDAEETVKNLPNHMKKYLAENEIKFYIINGTKLGEELGLGSRTNAIMQSAFFKITGVIPFEKAAEEMKKAIVKSYGNKGEKVVNMNFSAVDAGGNNVVEVKVSADWKNLAEEKEAAKATDRPKFIAEMCDPINAQKGDDLPVSAFTGREDGTFPAGTTKFEKRGVAISVPEWQEETCIQCNQCAYVCPHAAIRPFLLTEEEVAAAPAGTVVKPATGKDLKGLSFRIQVSVEDCTGCGNCVDVCPAPKAKALELKHLGTQEAEKEKWHYMDEKVGYKDLLPKNNVKNSQFAQPLFEFSGACAGCGETPYIKLITQLFGERMMVANATGCSSIYGGSAPSTPYCKNNQSGKGPAWANSLFEDNAEFGFGMNEGVRKMRNRIELRMKAAMEAVNADTKAAFAEWVENKNNGEASVVASAKVEEVLANETHAVAKEILDLKKYLIKKSQWIFGGDGWAYDIGFGGLDHVLASGEDVNVLVMDTEIYSNTGGQASKATPIGAVAKFAASGKRIRKKDLGMIAMSYGYVYVAQVAMGANQAQYLKAVKEAEAYPGPSLIIAYSPCISHGLKASMGKSQSEEKKAVEAGYWHLYRNNPALENEGKNPFVLDSKVPVWENFQGFLMGEVRYTSLQKSFPEEAKELFVAAEENAKWRYKTYQRQAALDYTV, translated from the coding sequence ATGGCAAAAGAGAAAAAATTCATTACCTGTGACGGTAATGCTGCTGCTGCACATATTGCGTATATGTTTAGCGAAGTGTCGTGCATCTACCCTATCACACCATCTTCACCTATGGCTGAAAATGTTGACGAGTGGGCTGCACAAGGGCGTAAAAATCTATTTGGCGAAACTGTACAGTTGGTTGAATTGCAATCAGAAGCTGGTGCTGCTGGTGCGCTTCACGGTGCATTGCAAGCTGGTACTTTAGGTACAACTTACACAGCATCTCAAGGATTATTATTGATGATTCCTAACATGTATAAAATTGCAGGTGAATTATTACCTTGTGTTTTTCATGTAACTGCTCGTGCTCTTGCTGCTCAAGCATTAAATATCTTTGGTGATCACTCTGATGTTTATTCAACTCGTCAGACTGGATTTGCTATGTTAGCTTCAGATTCAGTTCAAGAAGTTATGGATCTTTCTGCTGTATCTCACTTAACAGCGATCAAATCAAGAGTTCCTTTTATGAACTTCTTTGATGGTTTCCGTACTTCTCACGAAATTCAGAAAATTGAAGCTGTTGACATGGAAGACCTAAGAGGTCTAGTTGATCAAGAAGCTCTTCAGGCATTCCGTGATCGTGCTTTAAATCCAGAAAGTCCAGTAACTAGAGGTACTGCTCAAAACCCAGACATTTACTTCCAATCTCGCGAAGCTGCAAACCCATTTTACAATGCGGTTCCAGATATCGTTGCTGATTACATGAAAGAGATGACCAAAATTACTGGTCGTGAATACAAACCTTTCATGTATTATGGTTCTGAAGATGCTGAAAATATCATTATTTCAATGGGTTCTGTAAACGAAACCATTAAGGAAACTATTGATTATAAAATAGCAAATGGCGAAAAAGTAGGACTTGTTTCTGTTCACTTGTATCGTCCATTCTCTGCAAAACATTTTTTAAGTGTTGTTCCAAAAACGGTAAAACGTATTTGTGTTCTTGATCGTACAAAAGAACCAGGTGCAAATGGAGATCCATTGTATCTTGACGTAAGAGATATTTTCTACGGTGAAAAAAATGCTCCTATTATTGTTGGAGGTCGTTACGGTTTAGGTTCTAAAGATGTAACTCCATCTCAAATTGTTGCGGTTTACAAAAACTTAGCAATGAATGAGCCTAAAAATCAGTTCACTCTAGGTATTATTGATGATGTTACTTTTACATCTCTTCCTATGTTGCCAGAGATTAAAATGAACTCTGAGTCACTTTACGAAGCAAAATTCTATGGTTTAGGTTCTGATGGTACTGTAGGTGCTAACAAAAACTCAATCAAAATTATTGGTGGTTCAACCGATAAATTTTGTCAAGCATACTTCGCTTACGATTCTAAAAAATCAGGTGGATTTACTGCTTCTCACCTTCGTTTTGGTGATGAACCAATCCGTTCTACATATTTAGTAACCACTCCTGACTTTGTTGCATGTCACGTTCCTGCTTACGTTTATTTATATGACGTATTAAGAGGATTGAAAAAAGGAGGTTCTTTCCTATTGAACTCAATTTATGATGCTGAAGAAACTGTTAAGAATCTTCCAAATCATATGAAAAAGTACTTGGCTGAGAATGAGATTAAATTCTACATTATCAACGGTACAAAATTGGGTGAAGAACTAGGTCTTGGTAGCCGTACCAATGCAATTATGCAATCTGCTTTCTTTAAAATTACAGGTGTTATTCCATTCGAAAAAGCAGCTGAAGAAATGAAAAAAGCGATTGTTAAATCGTATGGTAATAAAGGAGAGAAAGTTGTAAACATGAACTTCTCAGCTGTTGATGCTGGTGGAAATAATGTAGTTGAAGTTAAAGTTTCTGCTGATTGGAAAAACTTAGCTGAAGAAAAAGAAGCTGCAAAAGCAACTGATCGTCCTAAGTTTATCGCTGAAATGTGTGATCCAATAAATGCTCAAAAAGGAGATGATCTTCCTGTTTCTGCATTCACAGGTCGTGAAGATGGAACTTTCCCAGCTGGAACTACTAAGTTCGAGAAACGTGGTGTTGCTATTAGTGTTCCTGAATGGCAAGAAGAAACTTGTATTCAGTGTAACCAGTGTGCTTACGTTTGTCCTCACGCTGCTATTCGTCCATTCTTATTAACTGAAGAGGAAGTTGCTGCTGCTCCTGCTGGAACTGTAGTTAAGCCTGCAACAGGTAAAGATCTTAAAGGCTTGAGTTTTAGAATTCAGGTTTCTGTTGAAGATTGTACTGGTTGTGGTAACTGTGTTGATGTTTGTCCAGCTCCTAAAGCTAAAGCTCTTGAGCTTAAACATCTTGGTACTCAGGAGGCTGAGAAAGAGAAATGGCATTATATGGATGAAAAAGTAGGTTACAAAGATTTGTTACCTAAAAATAATGTGAAGAATTCACAGTTCGCTCAGCCTTTATTCGAGTTCTCTGGAGCTTGTGCTGGTTGTGGTGAAACTCCATATATCAAGTTAATTACACAATTGTTTGGTGAGAGAATGATGGTAGCTAATGCTACAGGTTGTTCTTCTATTTACGGTGGTTCTGCTCCATCAACTCCATATTGTAAAAATAATCAGAGTGGTAAAGGTCCAGCTTGGGCTAACTCTTTATTCGAAGACAATGCTGAGTTTGGTTTTGGTATGAACGAAGGTGTACGTAAAATGCGTAACCGTATTGAGCTTCGTATGAAAGCTGCAATGGAAGCTGTAAATGCTGATACTAAAGCTGCTTTTGCAGAATGGGTAGAGAACAAAAATAATGGCGAAGCTTCTGTTGTTGCTTCTGCTAAAGTTGAAGAAGTTCTTGCTAACGAAACTCATGCTGTAGCTAAAGAGATTCTAGACCTTAAAAAGTACTTAATCAAGAAATCTCAGTGGATTTTTGGTGGAGACGGTTGGGCTTATGATATCGGATTCGGTGGATTAGATCACGTATTAGCTTCAGGTGAAGATGTAAATGTTTTGGTAATGGATACTGAGATTTACTCGAACACTGGTGGACAAGCTTCTAAAGCAACTCCAATTGGTGCTGTAGCTAAATTTGCTGCTTCTGGTAAGCGTATCAGAAAGAAAGACCTTGGTATGATTGCCATGTCTTACGGATATGTTTATGTAGCTCAGGTTGCAATGGGAGCAAATCAAGCTCAATACTTGAAAGCTGTTAAAGAAGCTGAGGCTTATCCAGGACCTTCGTTGATTATCGCTTATTCTCCATGTATTTCTCACGGATTGAAAGCATCTATGGGTAAATCACAGTCAGAAGAGAAAAAAGCTGTTGAAGCTGGATACTGGCACTTGTATCGTAACAATCCAGCATTGGAAAATGAAGGTAAAAATCCATTTGTTCTTGATTCAAAAGTACCTGTTTGGGAAAATTTCCAAGGTTTCTTAATGGGTGAGGTTCGTTATACTTCATTGCAAAAATCATTCCCAGAGGAAGCTAAAGAATTATTCGTAGCTGCTGAAGAGAACGCGAAGTGGAGATATAAGACTTACCAGCGTCAAGCTGCTTTAGATTATACTGTATAG
- the ruvX gene encoding Holliday junction resolvase RuvX, with protein sequence MARIIAIDYGRKRVGLAVTDPLQIIANGLDTVAAKDVLTYLEKYFETEKVECIVVGYPKQMNNEDSESVKYLKPFLGKLKKKFSDMPIEMVDERFTSKIAFQTMIDGGLGKKARRDKAMIDKVSATIILQSYMETKRNLF encoded by the coding sequence TTGGCACGAATTATAGCGATCGATTACGGAAGAAAGCGAGTAGGACTTGCTGTCACCGACCCATTACAAATAATTGCCAATGGTTTAGATACTGTTGCGGCAAAAGATGTTTTAACCTATTTGGAAAAATATTTTGAAACGGAAAAGGTTGAATGCATTGTTGTTGGGTATCCAAAGCAAATGAATAATGAGGATAGTGAATCGGTAAAATATCTAAAGCCTTTTTTAGGGAAATTGAAAAAAAAGTTTTCCGATATGCCAATCGAAATGGTAGATGAAAGGTTTACTTCGAAAATTGCTTTTCAAACCATGATCGATGGTGGATTGGGTAAGAAAGCAAGAAGAGATAAAGCAATGATCGATAAAGTGAGTGCTACTATTATATTACAATCGTATATGGAAACCAAAAGAAATCTATTTTAG
- a CDS encoding DUF6588 family protein — protein sequence MMKKLLLLLIFLVPFLGKSQDIEQFLLAGTEDASKLTENYVRPVAKGFMYGLNNGWYSTARTHKKLGFDITFVANLAKVPGKDEMFKFVESDYSNITLANGSSDIQTLMGGNNNATLQASIDAGGGTYNLANFSIPDGIGSDLPMNAVPTATLQVGVGIPVIDADLKLRYLPKVGSSDLEVGMFGIGIQKSLTKILKIDKTPVDVSALIAYTKLTSEYDIQGDSGFDGSGQLMEFTTNAYTIQAIASVNLKLIEFYGAVGYNTAKMDVDIKGTYELEYTDVNSGTTVASETLVDPVSVDFKASGVRATIGTRLNMAFFKIFADYTIQEYNTITAGIAFSFR from the coding sequence ATGATGAAAAAATTATTACTACTACTTATTTTTCTTGTTCCATTTTTAGGCAAATCGCAGGATATCGAGCAATTCCTATTGGCAGGAACAGAAGATGCATCTAAATTGACTGAAAATTACGTGAGACCTGTTGCAAAAGGCTTTATGTACGGATTAAATAACGGTTGGTATTCAACTGCTCGAACACATAAGAAGTTAGGTTTTGACATTACTTTTGTTGCCAATCTAGCTAAAGTTCCAGGGAAAGATGAGATGTTTAAGTTTGTGGAAAGTGATTATTCCAACATTACTTTAGCAAATGGATCCAGTGATATTCAAACTTTAATGGGCGGTAATAATAACGCGACCTTACAAGCAAGCATAGATGCGGGCGGAGGAACATATAATCTTGCAAATTTCAGTATTCCGGATGGTATTGGCAGTGATTTGCCTATGAATGCAGTTCCAACAGCAACATTGCAAGTAGGCGTTGGAATTCCTGTAATTGATGCTGATTTGAAATTGAGATACCTTCCTAAAGTCGGATCATCTGATTTAGAAGTTGGAATGTTTGGTATTGGAATTCAGAAAAGCTTAACGAAAATATTGAAAATTGATAAAACTCCGGTTGATGTTTCTGCATTAATCGCTTATACAAAATTGACCTCAGAGTATGATATTCAAGGGGATTCAGGTTTTGACGGAAGCGGTCAGTTGATGGAATTTACAACGAATGCCTATACAATTCAGGCAATTGCTTCGGTTAATTTAAAACTGATTGAATTCTATGGTGCTGTTGGTTACAATACAGCAAAAATGGATGTAGACATTAAGGGAACATACGAATTGGAATATACTGATGTTAATTCAGGTACAACTGTTGCTTCAGAAACCTTGGTTGATCCTGTATCGGTTGATTTTAAGGCAAGTGGTGTAAGGGCTACCATAGGTACTCGTTTAAATATGGCGTTTTTCAAAATATTTGCCGATTATACAATTCAGGAGTACAATACAATAACTGCGGGAATCGCATTTAGTTTTAGATAA
- the def gene encoding peptide deformylase yields the protein MILPITIYGHPVLRKVAKEIDKDYPELQKFMDDMWQTMYFADGVGLAAPQVGRSIRMFVLDCSSFAEDEPELEDFKKMFINAKITERTGDEWAMSEGCLSIPGINEDVTRSESIKIEYYDENWEFHQEEYSGFAARVIQHEYDHLDGILFTDHCAPLKKRLLKGKLTGISKGLFKAKYRFTLAK from the coding sequence ATGATTTTACCCATTACCATTTACGGTCATCCGGTTTTAAGGAAGGTCGCTAAAGAGATTGATAAGGATTATCCTGAATTGCAGAAATTTATGGATGACATGTGGCAAACCATGTATTTTGCCGATGGAGTTGGATTAGCTGCTCCGCAAGTAGGGCGATCAATAAGAATGTTTGTGCTCGACTGCTCTTCTTTTGCCGAAGATGAACCGGAATTGGAAGACTTCAAGAAAATGTTTATTAATGCGAAAATTACAGAACGCACTGGTGATGAATGGGCCATGTCTGAAGGATGTTTGAGTATTCCTGGTATAAACGAGGATGTTACTCGTTCGGAAAGCATTAAAATAGAGTATTACGACGAGAATTGGGAGTTTCATCAGGAAGAGTATTCAGGTTTTGCAGCCCGGGTTATTCAACATGAATACGATCACTTAGACGGAATCTTGTTTACCGATCATTGTGCCCCTCTAAAAAAGAGATTGCTAAAAGGAAAGTTAACAGGTATCTCGAAAGGGCTTTTTAAAGCCAAATATCGATTTACTCTCGCAAAATAA
- a CDS encoding dihydroorotate dehydrogenase-like protein: protein MANLNVEFMGLKLKNPIVVGACTLSATVEGAQELERAGAAAIVYKSLFEEQIQMERAQLADELDEYTDRNAEMTSIFPAIEHAGAKAHIMRLSEVKKSVSIPVIASLNCVYDVTWFDYAKQLEEAGVDALELNFYQMPGNVDKTAAQLEDEKVKIVETLKERLTIPFCIKLSPYYTNTLNFVNRLDQAGASAFVLFNRLFQPEIDTNTESHVTNFNLSHQGDFKLGLRYVGLFYKKIEGGLCGTNGIYTSEDVLQMLLSGANIVQMVSTLYKNKPTHIAQVLAELEQWMDKKGYKSIDEFRGKLSDSELKASDIYYRAQYLDFILHPEEIINKYPMR, encoded by the coding sequence ATGGCAAATCTAAATGTGGAATTCATGGGATTAAAACTTAAAAATCCCATAGTTGTAGGAGCTTGTACACTTTCAGCCACCGTCGAAGGTGCTCAGGAATTAGAACGTGCTGGCGCAGCAGCAATTGTTTACAAATCACTATTCGAAGAGCAAATTCAGATGGAACGGGCGCAGTTAGCCGATGAACTTGATGAGTACACGGATCGAAATGCAGAAATGACTTCCATTTTTCCTGCGATTGAGCATGCGGGTGCTAAGGCTCATATTATGAGATTATCCGAAGTTAAAAAAAGTGTTAGTATTCCTGTTATCGCCAGTTTGAATTGTGTTTATGATGTAACCTGGTTCGATTATGCCAAGCAATTGGAAGAAGCTGGAGTTGATGCTTTGGAGTTGAATTTTTACCAAATGCCTGGTAATGTTGATAAAACAGCGGCGCAATTGGAAGATGAAAAAGTGAAAATTGTTGAAACTCTTAAAGAAAGACTGACAATTCCTTTTTGCATTAAACTAAGTCCATATTATACGAATACATTGAATTTTGTGAATCGTTTAGATCAGGCAGGTGCTTCTGCATTTGTTTTGTTTAATCGTTTATTTCAACCAGAAATTGATACTAATACAGAAAGTCATGTCACCAATTTTAATTTGAGTCATCAGGGTGATTTTAAATTGGGATTACGTTACGTTGGCTTATTTTATAAGAAAATTGAAGGCGGGTTATGCGGTACAAATGGAATTTACACTTCTGAAGATGTACTGCAAATGCTTTTAAGTGGTGCAAATATCGTTCAAATGGTGAGTACGTTATATAAAAACAAACCTACGCATATAGCACAAGTACTTGCCGAACTGGAACAATGGATGGATAAAAAGGGGTACAAAAGTATTGATGAATTCAGAGGTAAATTATCTGATAGTGAATTAAAAGCGTCCGATATTTATTACAGAGCACAATATTTAGACTTTATTCTTCATCCCGAAGAAATAATTAATAAGTATCCAATGAGATAA